The following coding sequences are from one Lolium rigidum isolate FL_2022 chromosome 6, APGP_CSIRO_Lrig_0.1, whole genome shotgun sequence window:
- the LOC124661028 gene encoding 60S ribosomal protein L37-2-like (The sequence of the model RefSeq protein was modified relative to this genomic sequence to represent the inferred CDS: added 9 bases not found in genome assembly) has translation MTKGTGSFGKRRNKTHTLCIRCGRRSFHLQKSTCSSCGYPAARIRKYNWSVKAIRRKTTGTGRMRYMRHVPRRFKSNFREGTEAAPRKAAAAN, from the exons GGTACGGGCAGCTTCGGCAAGCGCCGGAACAAGACGCACACGCTGTGCATCCGCTGCGGCCGACGCAGCTTTCACCTGCAGAAGAGCACCTGCTCCTCCTGCGGCTACCCTGCCGCTCGCATCCGCAAGT ACAACTGGAGTGTGAAGGCTATCAGGCGCAAGACCACTGGAACTGGAAGGATGAGGTACATGCGCCATGTGCCTCGCAGGTTCAAGAGCAACTTCAGAGAAG GTACCGAGGCTGCCCCCAGGAAGGCAGCTGCCGCCAACTAG